DNA from Candidatus Acidiferrales bacterium:
CTTCGTGACTCTTCGTCTTTCGAACCCGGATGATCAGGCATTCATAAGGAAACTGATTCCGGAGTCGATGGGAGACCTCCTTGACATAGTTCCGGTGTTGAGACAGGGAGAAGGCCTTCTTCTAGGGGATGCCTGCATTATTCCGCTTCGAACGAAAATTGATGCGCCTGATCCGTTCCCGCGGAGCAGGGATGTGGAGTTCTACACGAAGTGGAGCATCCTCCCGCCCGCGGTGGACGTCGCGGGCGTCGTGGAACGATGGCGCAGAGTGAATTACTGACGGCGACGAAATCGGGAACTGAGAATTTGAACAAGTGAATCAGCGACAGCTTTTCCACACGATAGAAAAAACTGCATCGAAGGATTATCGCAACGATGAGGAATTGCTTCTGAGCGTCGTGCGCGAAATAATCGGCTCAGACGAAATGCGAATAAAAGGGGGAAGAATATGGAAGCTCGTTCCGAGAAAGAACGCCTATGTTCTCGTCAAGCAGATCGCCAAAGTCAAAGCTTTGCCCGACGACTTCATGCTGAAGGTCTCGGATTACGCTGATTTCGTCAAGATCGGGATTCAGAAAACTCTTCTAAATACTGAACAGAACCAGGACCTTCGTAGCAGAGGCATCGAGAAATATTCGGCGACAGGAGTCGGCGAGAAAGTCAAAGTCAAGGGCGTGCCGCTTTACCAGTATGTCCTGGCGTTCAACACGAACGGTGAAAACCCGGAGCTTTTCGACGCGCTCAACGTCATTGGAAGCGCAGTCACTGCGGTTCTGCGCGAGCGAAATGCTCTCGCGCGAACAAAACAGCTTGAGCAGGATATCGACAAGGCGCGCGAGATCCAGAGGAGCATTCTTCCCGAGCACGAACAAAAGTACGGTTCGTTTGAGATGTTTGGGGTCTCGGTCCCGGAACGAGTAGTTGGCGGCGACTTTTTCGACTACCTGCCGTCAGGTGAAGAAGGCGAACGGCTCGGCGTCGCCGTTGGCGATGCTGCGAGCAAAGGATTGAGCGCGGCAGTCGAGGCGCTGTATGTATCCGGCGCATTGAAAATGGGAGTCGAGCTTCAGACTAACATGGCTTCACTTGTCAAAAAAATAAACAATCTTGTCAACTGGACTTTTTCGGATTCTCGTTTCGTGACGTTGTTTTACGGCGAGTTCACCGACGGTAAAAGCGGGCTGTTTCTATACGTAAATGCCGGTCATAATCCGCCGATATTCTATAAGAGAAATAAGGGGGAGTTTTCCCAGCTCGATCCTACCGGTCCGGCTCTCGGAGTTGCGCCGAATGCGCGTTACCGTATCGGAAACGTGAACTTTGAAAAGGACGACCTGCTCATACTCTACACCGATGGAATTACAGAGGCTACCGATATTAATTTTTCCCTGTATGGCGAAGAGAGACTGAAGCGAAAAATAAGCGAGCTCGTGGATAGTGAGCCGCAAAAAATTTGTTACGGAATAATGGAAGATGTACAACGGTTCTCCGCATCGTCGGCGTATGCTGACGATAAGACCTTGGTAGTGATCAGAAGGATCGCATAATGTACGAAAATGAGAAATTATCCGGTCTCAACGGGCTCCTCTCGATGAGGAATTACTTCACAGGAATATTGT
Protein-coding regions in this window:
- a CDS encoding PP2C family protein-serine/threonine phosphatase gives rise to the protein MNQRQLFHTIEKTASKDYRNDEELLLSVVREIIGSDEMRIKGGRIWKLVPRKNAYVLVKQIAKVKALPDDFMLKVSDYADFVKIGIQKTLLNTEQNQDLRSRGIEKYSATGVGEKVKVKGVPLYQYVLAFNTNGENPELFDALNVIGSAVTAVLRERNALARTKQLEQDIDKAREIQRSILPEHEQKYGSFEMFGVSVPERVVGGDFFDYLPSGEEGERLGVAVGDAASKGLSAAVEALYVSGALKMGVELQTNMASLVKKINNLVNWTFSDSRFVTLFYGEFTDGKSGLFLYVNAGHNPPIFYKRNKGEFSQLDPTGPALGVAPNARYRIGNVNFEKDDLLILYTDGITEATDINFSLYGEERLKRKISELVDSEPQKICYGIMEDVQRFSASSAYADDKTLVVIRRIA